The following are from one region of the Saccharomyces kudriavzevii IFO 1802 strain IFO1802 genome assembly, chromosome: 12 genome:
- the SKDI12G3110 gene encoding uncharacterized protein (similar to Saccharomyces cerevisiae YLR278C; ancestral locus Anc_6.75) produces the protein MGRPRKNVSQEKIQQLKRELELAGNRTDVLLQDKKGRSRSCLLCRRRKQRCDHKLPSCTACLKAGIKCVQPSKYSSSASNNNNSSNTPTAGTVAPPPYPIIKNELQDSSIGAGAGASLNDMTIIKPISASNTNVDAADGNEFKKTMNPVTTTSNPNLMRQNKDQYTIFLEKKLKSLESLLDLPPGCNQYNNKLSQYKRISHLLGNGASDYSRPNTNMVILPLPSSSNKPLENTNNNGGNVSTAANDTSANTNDINNNNHANCQSASLLNDPLESLDFTKCIFAKYNLKKEFLMYDPIFELNEKLSRSFLDTFFTRLQFKYPILDEQEIYTFYDHYLHNKIIIPPSSPSTSSTTPSSNSHSYSEIEFHFLSGRMWLVFSISAYLLMTTGKYKGFPPHRYFSTAIRHITKCGLHLNYVQQIELLTLLVLYIIRTDRDSLILYDIIRDVMGISKKKLHLNQWYPNDPFANKKLRLFWCVYLLERMICVAVGKPYTIKESEINLPLFSNSSFYTKGGHAPTPSTNDHGVQFINQSLKLRRIESQFVETLQLLKNDSKSVKQSGDQLPLVRKFFEDLEIWRKSYSTLDVKNFENETLKLYYYRSVRLLIQPYLEFFAPEDRLFRECQAAAGQICQLYKIFHQKTLNGHSTPAVHTVFVAGVTLIYCMWLARNFDDQRRKKLGDASKHTRPLISASLFSTMDDLRACSVCLYVMTERSNFARTFRDTFDQLMNATVGNLIERCGPDSSELIFMASSITKSTEPKNLDGKENITDEAISSTTTAHSTASTAVSKQSNSKNKKVSHNGGMPPAVARIFGKGQAEEHAGFVENSQVDLAEQEKFKKKQGVLEKTSVPRSLAHLLTKMDDRTHVSNSSMAHTTSSSSSSSSSSSSSSSLSFPSSQERNLKTDVINDNRNDNNNVINSNSSDNNNNIINNNNNNNNNNSRSNSNAINNNSRSNSNAINNDNRSNDNGNQYAPNNNMTAESGHERPFQDQYIVKKPTNQTEFDWQVFQQQAFLQQQLAQHNLQAYLSSLNPETIPNRSPSKSSSISTASSHSDPISVTMTQTPTSYPQTSNLLLQQQQIPQPIQPQQTQQQQQQHMASPQHFSENNFTNQLNNSMVNNSNTLQSTIFSSPSNESKKLRRIEESSFSTSPLRTDYSTNIISSMPASISGRSIPVNVKQARNGSSSGDILFSNGAHDMINNISTWTNNSVLDALNSKSLIQTIFPQSQDPSSLPMDKQQQPPEICPESSLTANNFQQTQNDSSYNRNLFLMSNQESVQQYNLEDTEKNRPKAQAETTTATNVHFENVIPTAANTDIRKKRSNWDNMMTSGPVEDFWTINDDYGFLT, from the coding sequence ATGGGCCGTCCAAGGAAGAATGTTAGCCAAGAGAAAATACAACAACTGAAAAGAGAACTGGAGTTGGCCGGTAACAGAACGGACGTCTTGCTGCAAGACAAAAAGGGCCGTTCCAGGTCGTGTCTTCTttgcagaagaagaaaacaacgTTGCGACCATAAATTACCCAGTTGCACTGCTTGCCTGAAAGCCGGCATCAAGTGCGTGCAGCCCTCCAAGTATTCTTCATCCGCGTcaaataacaataacagtAGCAATACCCCTACAGCTGGAACTGTAGCACCCCCACCTTACCccattatcaaaaatgagCTGCAAGATAGCAGTATTGGCGCTGGCGCTGGCGCTTCCCTGAATGATATGACCATAATAAAACCCATTTCTGCTAGCAACACTAATGTGGATGCTGCTGATGGGAatgaattcaagaaaactatGAACCCCGTTACGACCACCTCCAATCCGAATCTAATGAGGCAGAACAAGGACCAgtataccatttttttggagaaaaaactgaaaagtTTGGAGAGTTTGCTGGATCTGCCACCTGGATGCAACCAGTACAACAACAAGTTATCTCAGTACAAGAGGATCTCTCACTTGCTAGGTAATGGTGCCTCTGATTACTCTAGACCAAATACGAATATGGTCATACTGCCGCttccatcttcttcaaacaaaCCACTGGAAAACACCAACAACAATGGCGGCAACGTTAGCACGGCCGCAAACGATACATCGGCTAACACTAACGACatcaacaataacaacCATGCAAATTGCCAGTCGGCAAGCCTTCTGAATGACCCCTTAGAATCTTTGGATTTCACTAAATGTATTTTTGCCAAGTACAACTTGAAGAAGGAGTTTTTAATGTATGACCCCATTTTCGAACTGAACGAAAAACTGTCTCGTTCCTTCCTGGACACTTTCTTTACAAGATTACAATTCAAGTATCCGATCTTGGACGAACAAGAGATCTATACTTTCTATGATCACTACCTCCACAATAAGATCATTATTCCGCCATCCTCACCTTCCACGTCGTCCACCACTCCATCGTCGAATTCCCATTCCTACTCCGAAATAGAATTTCACTTCCTTTCCGGTAGAATGTGGCTGGTCTTCAGTATCAGCGCCTACTTGCTGATGACCACGGGTAAGTATAAGGGCTTCCCTCCACACCGGTACTTCTCCACGGCCATCCGTCACATCACTAAGTGTGGCTTGCACCTGAATTACGTCCAGCAAATTGAACTGTTGACATTGCTGGTTCTGTACATAATCAGAACAGACAGAGATTCTCTGATACTGTACGACATCATTAGGGATGTCATGGGTATatccaagaagaaactgcACCTAAATCAATGGTATCCCAACGATCCATTTGCAAATAAGAAACTACGATTATTTTGGTGTGTTTACCTTCTAGAGAGAATGATTTGCGTTGCTGTGGGGAAACCGTACACCATCAAGGAATCTGAGATAAACTTGCCCCTTTTCAGCAACAGTTCCTTTTATACAAAGGGTGGGCATGCGCCGACACCGTCGACCAATGACCACGGCGTACAATTCATCAATCAATCTTTGAAGTTGCGAAGAATCGAATCTCAATTCGTAGAAACTTTGCAACTCTTGAAAAACGACTCCAAATCAGTAAAGCAATCTGGTGATCAATTACCACTGGTacgaaaattttttgaagatctGGAAATTTGGAGGAAAAGCTATTCCACTCTTGATGTAAAGAACTTTGAGaatgaaactttgaaaCTTTATTACTACAGATCTGTTCGATTGTTGATCCAGCCGtatttggaatttttcgCTCCAGAGGATAGATTATTCAGGGAATGTCAGGCCGCCGCAGGTCAAATTTGTCAACTGtacaaaatatttcatcaAAAGACTCTTAATGGCCATTCTACTCCGGCAGTCCACACGGTTTTCGTGGCTGGTGTCACTCTAATTTACTGTATGTGGTTGGCCAGGAATTTCGACGaccaaagaaggaaaaaattgggCGACGCCTCAAAACATACTAGACCTCTGATAAGTGCAAGTCTTTTTTCGACAATGGACGATTTAAGAGCTTGTTCCGTTTGCCTGTATGTCATGACAGAGAGGTCAAATTTTGCGAGAACTTTTAGAGACACGTTTGACCAATTAATGAATGCTACGGTGGGTAATTTAATTGAAAGATGTGGTCCAGATTCTTCTGAATTGATCTTCATGGCCAGTAGTATAACTAAATCTACTGAACCAAAGAACCTCGATGGCAAGGAAAATATTACCGATGAGGCCATTTCTTCCACAACTACCGCCCATAGTACTGCCTCCACAGCTGTATCTAAACAATCAAACTCTAAGAACAAAAAGGTTTCTCACAACGGCGGTATGCCGCCTGCTGTGGCAAGGATATTTGGTAAAGGTCAAGCTGAAGAACATGCTGGTTTCGTGGAAAATTCACAGGTGGATTTAGCTGAACAGGAGAAGTTTAAAAAGAAGCAAGGTGTCTTGGAGAAAACTTCCGTACCCAGAAGTCTGGCTCACTTACTGACTAAAATGGATGACAGAACTCATGTTTCCAATTCGTCAATGGCTCATACTAcctcgtcatcatcatcatcatcgtcgtcgtcgtcgtcgtcatcatcattatcatttccTTCATCGCAAGAAAGAAACCTGAAAACTGACGTAATCAATGATAATAGAAATGACAATAACAATGtcatcaacagcaacagtagtgataataataacaatatcatcaacaacaacaacaacaacaacaacaataacagcCGCAGTAATAGCAATGCTattaacaacaacagccGCAGTAATAGCAATGCTATTAACAACGATAACCGCAGTAATGACAATGGTAATCAGTATGCCCCGAACAACAACATGACAGCGGAAAGTGGCCACGAAAGGCCTTTTCAAGATCAATATATTGTCAAGAAACCAACCAACCAAACGGAATTTGATTGGCAGgtttttcaacaacaagCTTTTCTACAGCAGCAACTAGCCCAACATAATTTACAAGCATATTTATCATCTTTGAATCCTGAGACCATACCCAATAGAAGCCCTTCCAAGTCTTCTAGTATATCTACCGCATCTTCTCATTCAGATCCAATTTCAGTAACAATGACTCAAACCCCAACTTCATACCCCCAAACTTCAAATTTGTTACTacaacagcagcagatACCACAGCCAATCCAGCCACAACAGActcaacagcagcaacagcagcataTGGCGTCACCACAACATTTCTCAGAAAACAATTTTACGAACCAATTAAACAATAGTATGGTCAATAATAGTAACACGTTACAATCTACGATATTTTCTAGCCCTTCAAAtgaaagtaaaaaattAAGGCGCATCGAAGAATCAAGTTTCAGTACGTCACCACTAAGAACAGATTATAGTACAaatattatttcttcaatgccAGCCTCAATTAGCGGTCGTTCGATACCTGTCAATGTCAAACAAGCCCGGAATGGCTCCTCTTCGGGTGATATACTCTTCAGTAACGGGGCCCATGACATGATCAACAATATTTCTACATGGACTAATAACTCTGTTTTGGATGCTTTAAATAGTAAGTCTCTAATACAAACAATCTTCCCACAGAGTCAAGACCCGTCATCTCTCCCCATGGataaacaacaacaaccgCCCGAAATATGTCCTGAAAGTAGTTTAACTGCCAATAATTTCCAACAAACACAAAATGACTCTTCCTACAACAGAAACTTATTTTTGATGTCCAACCAAGAAAGCGTCCAGCAATACAATCTTGAAGATACGGAAAAGAATAGGCCGAAGGCACAGGCAGAAACGACTACTGCCACAAATGTGCACTTTGAGAACGTCATTCCTACAGCGGCCAATACGGACATTAGAAAAAAACGTTCCAATTGGGATAACATGATGACATCTGGTCCAGTAGAAGACTTCTGGACGATTAACGACGATTACGGATTCTTAacttga
- the RSO55 gene encoding Rso55p (similar to Saccharomyces cerevisiae YLR281C; ancestral locus Anc_6.76), producing the protein MIKAVCKRWVSGTAVPLIKKNKLPPRPQFTPEMEKQCTEKFLHGGRGPGGQKINKCNSKVQLRHEPTGIVVECQETRSREQNRKLARLKLARELAVSCDATPSRDEALLQWHRQQKRSQRRRSVAKYEQREEAAREEKEEREARNREMLRELFRR; encoded by the coding sequence ATGATAAAAGCCGTGTGTAAAAGATGGGTCAGCGGCACTGCAGTGCCGCtgatcaagaagaacaaactACCACCCCGGCCACAGTTTACGCCGGAGATGGAAAAACAATGCACAGAGAAGTTTCTTCATGGCGGTAGAGGTCCCGGAGGCCAAAAGATTAACAAATGCAACTCCAAAGTGCAGCTGCGGCATGAGCCTACAGGAATCGTGGTTGAATGCCAGGAAACGCGGTCACGTGAGCAGAACCGCAAGCTTGCCCGGCTCAAGCTCGCGCGCGAACTCGCAGTGTCGTGCGACGCGACACCGTCCAGGGACGAAGCTCTCTTACAGTGGCATCGCCAGCAGAAACGCTCGCAGCGTCGGCGTAGTGTCGCGAAGTACGAGCAGCGTGAAGAAGCTGCTCGAGAGGAAAAGGAGGAACGCGAGGCACGAAACAGAGAAATGCTGCGCGAATTATTCCGCCGGTAA
- the PUT7 gene encoding Put7p (similar to Saccharomyces cerevisiae YLR283W; ancestral locus Anc_6.77) gives MIRLVRASPLRYFQTKVGQGSRVCLRYFNSHARPLLQKSMSLKNLQISDTSASPLSINKEKEEKEKEKEKENDGKRPIGLLDKFSENFITQGNGLKPTTSQNQLDTITFYQMLRESGNFSDEQSKLVISLLLQLLNNEFYSCYNELFLRDMELNKQSHLFSSLETELKFAIQNSRDTQLNEHHLQLLKLKRELNAIHDELNEIIIDFLQKDAKLEFNNQKLENTLLYRQINLKLNGCSNKIQTKILGDIRSHIENLRWQTTRSGLLIILVLVCSIMIGVSASKKEQPVPQEQQEFETLPQGQDIGATIPQDQL, from the coding sequence ATGATAAGGTTAGTGCGTGCATCGCCACTCCGATACTTCCAGACCAAAGTAGGGCAAGGTTCGCGGGTGTGTTTGCGGTACTTTAACTCGCATGCAAGGCCACTTTTGCAGAAATCAATGTCGTTGAAAAACCTCCAGATATCAGACACATCGGCATCACCACTCTCCATTAACAAGGAGAAAGAggagaaggagaaggagaaggagaaggagAATGACGGAAAACGTCCTATCGGCCTATTAGACAAATTTTCGGAGAACTTTATTACTCAGGGGAATGGGCTGAAACCAACTACTTCGCAGAATCAGTTGGATACCATAACATTCTACCAAATGCTTCGCGAGAGTGGCAACTTCTCGGATGAACAATCTAAACTTgtcatttctttattgttgCAACTGCTAAATAATGAGTTCTATTCCTGTTATAATGAGTTGTTCCTGAGAGACATGGAACTCAACAAACAATCTCATTTGTTCAGCTCCCTGGAGACAGAACTGAAGTTTGCCATCCAAAATTCCAGAGACACGCAACTGAACGAGCATCATTTGCAGCTGTTGAAACTCAAGAGAGAACTCAACGCCATCCATGACGAACTGAACGAGATCATAATAGATTTCTTGCAAAAGGACGCTAAACTGGAGTTCAACAACCAGAAATTGGAAAACACTCTGCTGTATAGACAGATCAACTTAAAGTTGAACGGCTGCTCCAACAAGATTCAAACCAAGATACTGGGCGATATACGGTCACATATCGAGAATTTGAGATGGCAAACAACAAGGAGCGGTCTCTTGATAATACTGGTCCTTGTTTGTTCAATCATGATCGGTGTTAGTGCATCCAAGAAGGAACAACCCGTGCCGCAGGAGCAGCAGGAGTTCGAGACTCTCCCGCAAGGACAGGATATCGGCGCCACTATCCCTCAAGACCAACTCTAA
- the ECI1 gene encoding dodecenoyl-CoA isomerase (similar to Saccharomyces cerevisiae ECI1 (YLR284C); ancestral locus Anc_6.78) yields the protein MPEIRQNEKISHRIEGPFFIIQLINPDNLNALEGEDYIYLGELLELADKNSDVYFTILQSSGRFFSSGADFKGIAKAQEDNGAKYASETSKWLSNFVARNVYVTDVFIKHSKVLVCCLNGPAIGLSAALVALCDIVYSMNDKVYLLYPFANLGLVTEGGTAISLPLKFGANTTYERLMFNKPFNYDIMTKSGFISKNFNMPSSNTEAFNAELLKELKGKVEGLYLPSCLGMKKLLKSNHIGSFNEINSMEVNESLKYWVDGEPLRRFSQLGSKQRKHRL from the coding sequence ATGCCGGAAATTagacaaaatgaaaaaattagtCATCGTATTGAAGGACCcttctttattattcaGCTAATAAACCCTGATAATTTGAATGCATTAGAAGGTGAAGATTATATCTATTTAGGAGAATTATTGGAACTGGCAGACAAGAATTCCGATGTGTATTTCACAATTCTACAAAGCAGTGGTAGGTTTTTTTCCAGTGGAGCTGACTTTAAGGGTATTGCAAAGGCTCAAGAGGATAATGGTGCTAAATACGCATCGGAAACGAGCAAATGGCTGTCCAATTTTGTCGCTAGAAATGTATATGTCACCGACGTCTTTATCAAGCATTCCAAAGTTCTTGTTTGTTGTTTAAACGGGCCAGCGATAGGGTTAAGCGCGGCGCTGGTGGCACTCTGTGACATAGTATATAGCATGAATGATAAGGTCTATTTGTTATATCCCTTTGCCAATTTGGGATTGGTCACGGAAGGCGGCACTGCGATTTCGTTGCCGTTAAAATTTGGTGCGAACACGACGTATGAACGCCTCATGTTCAATAAACCCTTCAATTACGATATAATGACCAAGAGCGGATTTATAAGCAAGAACTTCAACATGCCATCTTCGAATACTGAAGCGTTCAATGCGGagcttttgaaagaattgaaggGGAAAGTGGAAGGACTGTACCTGCCAAGTTGCCTGgggatgaagaaattactAAAGTCGAACCACATTGGTTCGTTTAATGAGATCAATTCCATGGAAGTGAATGAATCCTTAAAATATTGGGTAGACGGCGAACCCTTGAGGAGGTTCAGCCAATTGGGCTcgaaacaaagaaagcaCCGGTTGTAA
- the NNT1 gene encoding S-adenosylmethionine-dependent methyltransferase (similar to Saccharomyces cerevisiae NNT1 (YLR285W); ancestral locus Anc_6.79) gives MSDIESLGGAAGLFEEPEDFLPPPPEPHFAEYQRSHITKESKSDVKDIKLRLVGTSPLWGHLLWNAGIYTANHLDSHPELMKGKTVLELGAAAALPTVICALNGAQMVVSTDYPDPDLMENVDYNIKANVPEGFGNVSAEGYIWGNDYSPLLAHVDKTDNSNGKFDLIILSDLVFNHTEHRKLLQTTKDLLSEKGRALVVFSPHRPKLLERDLEFFQLANDEFNLAPELIEMVNWKPMFDEDEETIEIRSRVYAYYLTHKN, from the coding sequence ATGTCAGATATAGAGTCATTGGGCGGAGCTGCAGGCCTCTTTGAGGAGCCAGAAGactttcttcctcctccaCCAGAGCCTCATTTTGCGGAATATCAGAGGTCACACATTACTAAAGAGTCCAAATCTGATGTGAAAGACATCAAACTTCGTCTCGTTGGCACGTCTCCACTTTGGGGCCATCTTTTGTGGAATGCAGGTATATATACAGCAAATCATTTGGATTCTCACCCAGAATTGATGAAGGGAAAAACTGTTCTGGAACTGGGTGCTGCAGCAGCTTTACCCACCGTCATTTGCGCTTTGAATGGCGCACAAATGGTTGTTTCTACTGATTATCCTGATCCAGATTTGATGGAGAACGTCGATTATAATATAAAAGCCAACGTTCCTGAAGGGTTTGGTAACGTCAGTGCAGAGGGATATATTTGGGGGAATGATTATTCTCCCTTATTGGCCCACGTCGATAAGACTGATAACAGCAATGGAAAGTTCGATTTAATTATCTTGAGCGATTTAGTCTTTAACCATACGGAACATCGCAAGTTACTCCAAACGACAAAGGACTTATTGTCTGAAAAAGGCAGGGCCTTAGTAGTATTTTCACCACATAGACCAAAACTGTTGGAAAGAGACTTAGAATTTTTCCAACTGGCTAATGACGAGTTTAATTTGGCTCCTGAGCTGATTGAAATGGTTAATTGGAAACCAATGTTTGACGAAGATGAGGAAACCATTGAAATCAGATCCCGCGTTTATGCATATTACTTGACGCACAAAAATTAA
- the CTS1 gene encoding chitinase (similar to Saccharomyces cerevisiae CTS1 (YLR286C); ancestral locus Anc_6.80) — translation MSLLYTILLFTQLLLLPTNAFDGSANTNIAVYWGQNSAGTQESLATYCQSSDADIFLLSFLNQFPTLGLNFANACSDTFSDGLLHCTQIAEDIETCQSLGKKVLLSLGGASGSYLFSDDYQAETFAQTLWDTFGDGTGASERPFGSAVVDGFDFDIENNNNVGYSALAARLRTLFAEGTKQYYLSAAPQCPYPDASVGDLLENADIDFAFIQFYNNYCGVSGQFNWDTWLNYAQTISPNRDIKLFLGLPGSASAAGSGYISDTSILESTIAEITSSSSFGGIALWDASQAFSNQLNGEPYIQVLKDLLTDARSATPSSVTTSEAPATLSSTTSTFQKKTSQSMATTQSRSKVTLSPTTGGDRISTTKTRNTSTSTTKAKTSRSTTTSNSFSSAVTTTSLSPQTTSATVIKPQKTTTSTLSPTTTSSAAVTPQTTTTSTLSPTTTSSAAVTPQTTTTSTLSPTTTSSAAVTPQTTTTSTLSPTTTSSTAVTPQTTTTNTLSPTTTSTNSDNAARTMAKDLNAQYSAGQLNGKSTCSEGEIACSADGKFAICDHSTWIYMECASGTTCYAYDSGDSVYTQCNFSYLESNYI, via the coding sequence atGTCGCTCCTTTATACTATCCTTCTATTCACACAACTCTTATTATTACCAACTAATGCCTTTGATGGCTCCGCTAATACAAACATTGCTGTCTACTGGGGTCAAAATTCAGCCGGAACCCAAGAATCCTTAGCTACGTACTGTCAATCTTCTGATGCTGATATTTTCCTATTATCTTTCCTGAACCAATTCCCAACGCTTGGCTTGAACTTTGCCAACGCATGCTCTGATACCTTTTCGGACGGCTTACTTCATTGTACCCAAATTGCCGAAGATATTGAGACTTGCCAATCCTTAGGCAAGAAAGTTCTTTTGTCGTTAGGTGGTGCATCTGGTAGTTACCTATTTTCGGATGATTATCAAGCGGAGACTTTCGCTCAAACTTTGTGGGACACTTTCGGCGATGGTACTGGTGCTAGCGAACGTCCATTTGGGTCAGCCGTTGTCGAtggttttgattttgatattgaaaacaacaacaatgtTGGTTACAGTGCCTTAGCGGCCAGATTGAGAACTTTATTTGCCGAAGGTACCAAGCAATATTACCTCTCTGCAGCTCCACAATGCCCATACCCAGACGCTTCCGTTGGTGACTTGTTAGAGAATGCCGACATCGATTTTGCATTCATTCAATTCTATAATAATTACTGTGGTGTCAGTGGTCAATTCAATTGGGACACCTGGTTAAATTACGCCCAAACAATATCCCCAAATAGGGATATAAAGCTGTTCCTAGGTTTACCTGGTTCTGCTTCAGCTGCTGGCTCTGGTTATATTTCTGATACTTCCATATTGGAATCTACTATTGCGGAGATTACCTCATCAAGTTCATTCGGTGGTATTGCATTATGGGATGCATCTCAAGCTTTTTCCAATCAACTGAATGGCGAGCCATATATTCAAGTTTTGAAGGACTTATTAACAGATGCTAGATCTGCCACGCCTTCTTCTGTTACTACTTCAGAAGCCCCAGCTACCTTGAGTTCAACTACCTctacttttcaaaaaaagaccTCCCAATCTATGGCAACTACACAGAGTAGGAGTAAAGTCACATTATCCCCAACTACCGGTGGTGACAGAATATCAACTACTAAAACCAGAAACACTTCCACAAGTACCACTAAGGCAAAAACTAGCAGAAGTACCACCACATCAAACAGTTTTTCGAGTGCAGTTACGACCACAAGTTTATCTCCTCAAACAACGAGCGCAACCGTGATAAAGCCTCAGAAAACTACTACAAGTACTCTTTCCCCAACAACGACGAGTTCCGCTGCAGTAACGCCCCAGACAACCACTACAAGTACTCTTTCTCCAACAACGACGAGTTCCGCTGCAGTAACGCCCCAGACAACCACTACAAGTACTCTTTCTCCAACAACGACGAGTTCCGCTGCAGTAACGCCCCAGACAACCACTACAAGTACTCTTTCTCCAACAACGACGAGCTCTACTGCAGTAACGCCCCAGACAACTACTACAAATACTCTTTCCCCAACTACGACGAGCACAAACTCAGATAATGCAGCCCGTACAATGGCCAAAGACTTAAATGCTCAATACTCAGCTGGTCAGTTGAATGGCAAATCTACTTGCAGTGAAGGTGAAATTGCATGTTCTGCCGATGGAAAATTTGCTATTTGCGATCATAGCACTTGGATTTATATGGAATGTGCTTCAGGAACCACATGTTATGCTTATGATTCTGGTGATTCAGTGTACACCCAGTGTAACTTCTCCTATTTGGAGAGTAATTACATCtaa
- the SKDI12G3200 gene encoding uncharacterized protein (similar to Saccharomyces cerevisiae YLR287C; ancestral locus Anc_6.82), giving the protein MSTDNNHIADNERLLELLDSIEKQFLVPYEKPADLRKICSTTKLQDSTPIKELEKLASVLKAHCTKIGIVCKPGTFDRNHKVVFTEIQNFSKPLFYLLSLFPLFYNDKNCPKYFTDQLDESTLQLLDGLRDFVAELQKRLKNEQDASLDKERLTSVGKIFNACDSLSNCSKVGPFGILANILKGNLAIMDDTLDEIKEWLEEPDFSANSTDIFLDFENSESETEVNDEEDFDQEKIYESIKSFFYGFARKIKLIKLLVSTFRKTLVSKDFKPKKTQASILDSLHTSFKEVQLLLDEVVSTVQFEPKKFSAEEVKEEQAGLSAVTKKALTQINKLYEGDAKRKKWIEIWETKFKELP; this is encoded by the coding sequence ATGTCTACTGACAACAATCATATCGCCGATAATGAGAGATTATTGGAACTGCTAGATTCCATAGAAAAACAGTTTCTAGTGCCATACGAAAAACCAGCAGACTTGCGTAAAATCTGTTCCACCACCAAACTACAAGATTCCACTCCAATAAAGGAACTAGAGAAGTTAGCTTCTGTACTGAAAGCCCATTGCACAAAGATCGGTATTGTGTGTAAACCAGGTACTTTTGATCGCAATCATAAAGTTGTCTTCACGGAAATTCAGAACTTTAGCAAACCTCTATTCTACTTACTAAGTTTATTTCCTTTGTTTTACAACGACAAAAATTGTCCCAAATATTTCACAGATCAACTCGACGAAAGTACACTGCAATTGCTTGATGGTTTAAGAGACTTTGTTGCagaattacaaaaaagattgaaaaatgagCAGGACGCATCGCTAGACAAAGAAAGATTAACCTCCGTTGgtaaaatattcaatgcGTGCGATTCACTTTCCAATTGTTCCAAGGTTGGGCCTTTTGGAATTCTGGCAAATATTCTCAAGGGTAACTTAGCAATAATGGATGATACGCTGgatgaaataaaagaatGGCTTGAAGAGCCTGATTTTTCAGCAAATTCGACCGATATATTCTTAGATTTCGAAAATTCTGAGTCTGAAACTGAGGTgaacgatgaagaagacttTGATcaggaaaaaatatatgaGAGCATTAAGTCGTTCTTTTATGGTTTTGCGAGGAAGATAAAGCTAATCAAATTACTTGTATCAACTTTCAGGAAAACGCTAGTATCAAAAGATTTCAAGCCCAAGAAGACTCAAGCAAGCATCTTAGACAGTTTGCATACATCATTTAAAGAAGTACAATTGCTCTTGGATGAAGTGGTATCCACCGTGCAGTTTGAGCCAAAGAAATTCAGCGCTGAAGAAGTGAAGGAAGAGCAAGCCGGACTGAGTGCAGTAACTAAGAAAGCTCTTACCCAAATCAATAAATTATATGAAGGCGAtgccaaaagaaaaaagtggaTCGAGATATGGGAGACAAAATTTAAAGAACTGCCTTAG
- the RPS30A gene encoding 40S ribosomal protein eS30 (similar to Saccharomyces cerevisiae RPS30A (YLR287C-A) and RPS30B (YOR182C); ancestral locus Anc_6.83), with product MAKVHGSLARAGKVKSQTPKVEKTEKPKKPKGRAYKRLLYTRRFVNVTLINGKRRMNPGPSVQ from the exons ATG GCTAAAGTTCATGGTTCCCTAGCTCGTGCTGGTAAGGTTAAGTCTCAAACCCcaaaagtggaaaaaactgaaaagcCAAAGAAGCCAAAGGGTCGTGCTTACAAGAGATTATTGTACACCAGAAGATTCGTTAACGTCACTTTGATTAATGGtaagagaagaatgaacCCAGGTCCATCTGTCCAATAA